The following coding sequences lie in one Drosophila sulfurigaster albostrigata strain 15112-1811.04 chromosome 2R, ASM2355843v2, whole genome shotgun sequence genomic window:
- the LOC133838943 gene encoding uncharacterized protein LOC133838943, protein MAFGQHMITSGSTYGLLRKLNLLDDRSLAFNRQDSFDLIRDEASKLMLLKHEQNERKYNLRSREVSFTTGQEVYRRNFKQSCFQTGYNAKFGPAFVKARVRRKIGNSYYELEDLQGQLLGNYHAKDIRQ, encoded by the coding sequence ATGGCGTTTGGACAGCATATGATCACTTCTGGGTCAACTTACGGATTGCTAAGGAAGCTAAATTTGCTGGATGATCGCTCTTTAGCGTTTAATCGGCAGGACTCGTTTGACTTAATTCGCGATGAAGCCTCTAAACTCATGTTATTAAAGCACGAGCAAAACGAACGGAAGTATAATCTTCGTTCGAGAGAAGTTTCTTTTACTACCGGGCAAGAAGTGTACAGAAGGAACTTTAAGCAAAGTTGTTTTCAAACCGGGTACAACGCTAAGTTTGGGCCCGCCTTCGTTAAAGCACGAGTGAGGAGGAAGATAGGCAACTCGTATTATGAATTAGAGGATCTGCAGGGCCAGTTGTTGGGAAATTATCATGCTAAGGACATACGGCAGTAA
- the LOC133835531 gene encoding uncharacterized protein LOC133835531, with translation MEQKSSISEFTTHWHCNTQGQMATSPGPHIIIDTEFVLDTQFHKKFPSDLLGTATLQQLPTEIMIGDTKYILSGAIEYVASVSSTGIGHYIGYCLMITGCWERDSQAGARRRSAGRKCGSQDGAPLAADAVAKKTRTGAPLAASAAAKKALRRSAGRYARNGGAKGAPLAAMRRQRWR, from the exons ATGGAACAAAAGTCATCAATCTCGGAGTTTACGACGCATTG GCATTGCAATACACAAGGACAAATGGCAACGTCTCCAGGGCCCCATATCATTATCGATACGGAATTTGTGTTGGATACCCAGTTCCATAAAAAATTCCCTTCAGACCTGTTGGGGACGGCAACATTGCAACAGTTGCCGACCGAAATTATGATTGGGgacacaaaatacattttgagcGGCGCAATAGAATACGTGGCATCGGTGTCTTCAACTGGAATCGGTCATTATATTGGCTACTGCCTTATGATAACAGGCTGCTGGGAA CGCGATAGCCAAGCTGGCGCTCGaaggcgctccgctggccgcaaGTGCGGCAGCCAAGatggcgctccgctggccgctgaCGCGGTAGCCAAGAAGACGCGCActggcgctccgctggccgctagtGCGGCGGCAAAGAAGGCGCTacggcgctccgctggccgctatgcaCGCAACGGCGGCGCTAAGGGTGCTCCGTTGGCCGCTATGCGGCGACAAAGGTGGCGCTaa
- the LOC133835532 gene encoding uncharacterized protein LOC133835532, which translates to MQEISTKGAALSASAALTFLVTGSVHRRILVGVENLYHKTQEVRILLVHFVLGRFRNFLLLVWFFLSVTVPKLAAGGALLSAIFVAALAASKARQSAPIAAHSS; encoded by the exons atgcaagaAATTTCAACTAAGGGCGCAGCTTTAAGTGCATCAGCTGCGCT CACTTTTCTGGTGACCGGCAGCGTGCATAGACGCATATTGGTTGGTGTAGAAAATTTATACCACAAGACACAAGAGGTTAGAATTCTCTTAGTGCATTTTGTACTTG GtcgttttcgaaattttcTGCTTTTGGTTTGGTTCTTTTTGAGCGTGACTGTGCCTAAGCTAGCGGCCGGCGGAGCGCTACTGAGTGCCATCTTTGTCGCCGCCCTAGCGGCCAGTAAAGCGCGCCAAAGTGCTCCCATTGCGGCACATAGCAGCTAG
- the LOC133838816 gene encoding uncharacterized protein K02A2.6-like: MTFGVPETIVSDNGSQFRSEAFQKLLRQYEVNHVLTAVHSPQANASERVNRSVISGIRAYLRPDQKDWDEVLCKISCALRSSIHSSIGTSPYYMAFGQHMITSGSTYGLLRKLNLLDDRSLAFNRQDSFDLIRDEASKLMLLKHEQNERKYNLRSREVSFTTGQEVYRRNFKQSCFQTGYNAKFGPAFVKARVRRKIGNSYYELEDLQGQLLGNYHAKDIRQ, translated from the coding sequence atgacttttggAGTTCCGGAGACAATTGTTTCCGATAATGGATCCCAGTTTCGCTCAGAAGCCTTTCAAAAGCTGTTGCGTCAGTACGAAGTAAATCACGTGCTGACCGCAGTTCACTCGCCACAAGCAAACGCCTCAGAACGAGTAAATAGGTCGGTTATATCTGGAATTAGAGCTTACTTGCGCCCTGATCAGAAAGATTGGGACGAAGTGTTGTGCAAAATCAGCTGTGCATTAAGGTCCTCTATTCACTCTAGTATAGGAACCTCGCCCTATTACATGGCGTTTGGACAGCATATGATCACTTCTGGGTCAACTTACGGATTGCTAAGGAAGCTAAATTTGCTGGATGATCGCTCTTTAGCGTTTAATCGGCAGGACTCGTTTGACTTAATTCGCGATGAAGCCTCTAAACTCATGTTATTAAAGCACGAGCAAAACGAACGGAAGTATAATCTTCGTTCGAGAGAAGTTTCTTTTACTACCGGGCAAGAAGTGTACAGAAGGAACTTTAAGCAAAGTTGTTTTCAAACCGGGTACAACGCTAAGTTTGGGCCCGCCTTCGTTAAAGCACGAGTGAGGAGGAAGATAGGCAACTCGTATTATGAATTAGAGGATCTGCAGGGCCAGTTGTTGGGAAATTATCATGCTAAGGACATACGGCAGTAA